The DNA sequence ACCATATTCTTCCAATTTCATTCCTATTCCGTGAGAGTTGGCTACTGCAGTTTCTGTTTTGGGGTTTTCCGCCATTGAAGCTACCATCAACAATGCCACTCTCCATTTTGATTCCAATTCCATAATTTGAAAACCTATAATGTTCTCTACCCTTATTTTTGCTGCATTTTGTTTATCTCTGCATTCTTATTTTGATTCCATTAGTAAGCACCTCTGTCTTAGTATCGCTGAGTTATGCTTAAATGGTTGAAATTGTCACTGCTGCGGGCATAATCAAAGTTGGTGCCGCTGCCGCCGTTCCGGATTGCGTTAAAATTGACGTTGTTGCTGTTCCAGTTGATGCGGCTACCACTGTCCTTGGTTGCAGTAGGATTATCACTGCTGAAATTAGAAACGAAATGGGGGCTGTCTTGTTCAAATTATGCGATTGTgacatcgaggtaggggtttAATTTAAAtggtttttaatttaagaatgtccACAAGGTTTATTGAGTAACTGCAAATAGGTTTAATGgctgtgagtaattgattgattatatGAATGTTGATTTATGATTGAGATTGTGATTAGAATGATTGAAATTTTGATTGGAACTCTgattgaatttgttgattttatGAAATTGATTATGCATGGATTATGAATTGTTTGCTGAGAGATTGTTGTGAATTCTGTATTTTGATGGATTAAATTGAAATTGTTACTGTTGAACTGGTTATTTGATTATTGTAACGGACTTAGTTGGTGATTGATTGGAGTTGGGTTTAAAGAATAGTTGGAGGGCTGAATACTTCTGCAATAAATAATTCATGTCAATGCTATTTCCTATGCTTTCCAAATTGGTTTTGTTGATAAACagttgttgagtttatttgcatGTTTCTAGGCTCAACGTGCAGGTTGCCTGTTGAAGAAAATTCTGCAAGTAATTGAGTTGTGTGTTTCACATCAAGCAGAAAGcataaaaaatgtaaaattaacTTTATATGTTCATTACCTCCCTAGAGAATTTAAGTTTTTCAGTTATCCTTGAAGAATGACTGTTTTACTATGTTGCATATATGAAGCAAAACAATATTTTCAAGGCTCGTGAGGATAAGTACCAATCAAGAATAAATGCACTTGAAACTCTTGCGGCTGGGGCCACTGAAGAGAATAAGGTAGTTTATTTGTTGATTAAGCTGGGGGTGTGGAACTTTGCTGTAGGAAATAGAAATGCATATGAGTTCTATTGCTGAGAAGGTATTTCTTTATAGATCCTCATTTTTGTTAGAAGTTAAAACTTGAAGTTGTTATTTTCAGCATGATTAAGTAGCTCAAATTGATTAGACTGTCAGCTCATGTTGCTTATTGTACACAAAGCTAGTTTTTATGTAAATTTGTTTGAAACTATGCAGCATTGTTACCTTTGTATATAATAAAGTTTCTATAATTGCAAAAGGACTacctttaataatttttaaaagtaaatgaTGATTTGATTAATATTGAAATGCTTTAGCATTTAAAATTACAAAACATGTTTTCCAGCTTCCAACTCTAGTTCTGTTTGCTACTAACTTCAGTCAGTTGTTTCTTCAGGTTTCTTTGCAGCTTGAACAAAGTAAGTTTTGTCGATTGCCAATCTAGAGCTTTTCAGGTTTGCTTTGTTGTTTATGTtgcttcattttttattttcattttctttttacttgtgctatatttatattatttggtGCTTTATAGGAATTGAGACCTGCAATGAAGTCTGTCAAAAATGAAGtgctaaaaacaaaaagaagctaCTCAGAGGATTTCAAGTACTTTGGTAATATATACTGTATCTCTTCAAATACTTTATATTGTTTTATGATGTGTGATATACTATGATGTGGATGTGTGTTGTATAGTGTGTACCAGCTATTATATGTGTGATGTATACATGTTTTTATGATATGTTTTTTTTCCTAAGTTGAAGAAGAATAAATGTAGGTGTTTATGTCTAATGTGACTTTATTTTGCATGTTAATGAAGCAGGTGCTAACCTTTCAAATGGTAAAGTGGGTGAAATAAAAATTCTCGAGcgttgagaagaaagaatagcaATACCAGAAACAATCTATCTTAGCAGAGTCTAAGTTGTATTGCTCTCATGCCTGTGGAACAACTCTGTTAATAGTGTCTATTTAGTGTTACTGTATATATCATTGTGtataaaactaagattgagataAGTGTATTCACTCAACTATATTGATATGTTAGCTGGTTACTTCAATTACAACTtatcttaattgttgattatctttttttatttaaagatttattttgtaattatcatcattttgggatgtgattatgcttaaaaaaatttaaatctcataaaacaaaataggctatggtcacggtgaaaaaccgtgaccatatatagggctatggtcacggttttaaggaggggtgaccatagaggctgtggtcacggtgaaaaccgtagccatagatagggctatggtcacggttttaaggaggggtgactatAGAGGCTGTGGTCACTGTTTTAAGtgggggtgaccatagaggctatggtcacggtaaaaaccgtgaccatagataaggctatggtcacggttttaaggtggggtgaccatagagctaTGGTCATggcaaaaaccgtgaccatagataaggctatggtcacggttttaaggtggggtgaccatagagctaTGGTCATggcaaaaaccgtgaccatagataaggctatggtcacggttttgaggaggggtgaccatagaagctatggtcacggccaaaaccgtaaccatagataaggctatggtcacgattttaaggaagggtgaccatagaagctatggtcacggccaaaaccgtgaccatagattgcCCTATGGTCACGGTTAAAAACCGTGGCCTAAagtgttagaatttgaaaattataacAGTGACCATAGAAACCGTGACCATGGGTAAAAAAATCatgaccatagacctatggccacgGCGGAATAGGTCAtggtaaaaaatcgtgaccataggtccaaaaccgtgaccatagatctatggtcacccttttcactagctatggtcacggttttttaccgtgaccatagacctttttttttgtagtgacactaagtgcttacccaacttagcaagggatACATCAGATACAAGATGCAAAACAGAAATACAAAcaaatagaaatctgaaatcaACTTTGGCTTTTCTCTCGAAGtttctctctttgccttttctctctAGTTGGCTTTTTCAAATGCCTCACCTTTATTGCTTTTCTCACTCAAGAGAACACaaagaaagataaacattaaaacagaataataaaataataaaccatGGAGATGATAATTCATAGCCGTGAAGCTATCAGATGAACCAACTTCAGAACTCTCTATGATTGTTCTTCATTTTGGCAGtatgtttctttgatatagaaACACAGTCCAAAGCGTTGAACTCTCACTAGGAATGCTCTCAATGCAACTCAGATTCTGGTTCTCTCTCCTTATCCAAAATAGAGAAGCAATTTTCTTTTTTGTACCTTGTGCTGAGAGCCAGATAGGGTTTCTCTCCAGTCAACTCCTTGGACTTTGAGTTCTCAAAAATcatgctttctttttcttcaatcatccccaaaattagaaattttgaaacTGATTCATTTGCTTTGACCGAGGTCCACAGAGCATAAGAAAGATGTCTTCTCAGTGACAATCCCAAATTCACACCTTCGATAAGGTGCTTTGGCTCCAAGTAACACTTTGAGCCATTGATTTAAAGCAGAGCTAATCTATCAccagtttcttcttcttttcagaaATGGTGTCACAGAGAGTAGGAGAAGGAGTGAAGAAATCAACTTGCATGCAAATGAAAATTATTTACCTTTAACCTTTGACTTTGCTTAACATGCTTTGATTAGTGTGATATGACCTTGCTTTCATGATGaacctttctctttttttcttctctgaTGACAGAACTAGGAAGAAGaaaatctctctctctttccacAAGAATCTGACTGAAGCAAGCAATGAGAACGTTGGCTTCAACTTGGATGAATAGCATTGGGCTTGGATTTTCTTGTCAATTCATTCGGCCCAATAGATATGTTTGTTACTTTCACTTGGGCTTCGATTGAAGATATTGGCAGCTCctctttccttgtttcttttagTTTGGGATGCTTTATTTAATTGGCTTGCATCATCAACAaactctctttttcttctctgtgTTATACCCGAAGGATACCTAGCATCCCAGCTgttgatttcttgcaattcaaaTTGATTGAATGGACTTGGATCTCTTCTTGGGCTTGTTATGAATCATGGGCTTGATTCATCAATTTATGACCTGAAGCCCTCCTTGATTTTTCATGGAACCAGCCACCTGTTTTATGGATCTGGACAGTTAGTGGACTTCTCTTTTTCCTTGTTGCTATATCCGAAACAACATAGATTCCCATCTGAACAAAGCAAAGTTTTGTTTCATTGGTTTGGGCTGCTGCACAATTATTTTGGGACTGTATCACTAAatgaaataattaaacctaattggATAGTTAatccaataaataaatatttatcatCATCGTTAAATTAATTGTATTCTTAACTCAACATTGTTAGTTTGCTACTATGACATGAATAGCTTTTTtaaagtcttgaatgctattttctaaaatatatacTCTACAGTTATTTACTTAGTATTGGAAGTAATGGTGTGTTATGTTGTACCCATTTATTTGTAACTATCTTTATAATTTGTGTTAATTTCACAGATAAATAACATTAAGTGAGAAGCCATTAGGTGCTTACGTTTTGCTTAATAATGCAATGAAGAATTTTTTAACAAGCATACATATTGCAAAAACTTGTTTTAACTTACTACCATTCAATCCAAAAAATCATTACAAATGTTCATGCAacttcaccaaaatagcatacaaATATTGAACTAAAAGCAAGCTTACACATGATATATGTCCAAATCTAAATCTGTtactggtgcggaatttataaccacaagctaaccggcaagtgcatctggtcgtaccaagtaataactcaggtgagtgagggtcgatcccacgagaattgatggactaagcaacaatgattgagtgattggcttagttagacaagcaaaaaatggtgtttgagagttcaaaagcattaaacagtaaattcagaatatcagaagacaAGCAAGTAAATAAGTCGGAAAAacaatatggagaaggcagttaaggcttcagaattatctattttccggattgacttttcttactaactattttaatcatgtaagatttaattcatggcaaactatatgtgactagaccctaattccttagacctttataGTCttctctaactttcatcaatcgccaattccttagtcaattaattccaattagggggtgaagtttaattctagttattatgccacaaaaatcctaattatccaaatataagaggattatatgtcacgtatctcgttaagtccagataattagaatttaggagaaattattttcaagctgttgttcaagtaaagagcttttccaagttatacaagaactcaattagaaagagggtcatacttctgttccacccaaattcataagataaagaacgaaaataattcttaaattataaatcagtacatgaattaaaatagaaaaataatagaatcaatccatacaatagacagagctcctaatcttaacagtggaggtttagttgctcatggaaaagagtgaaaactaggattcttttaaattgtgaattgtgaataattgtgaattggaatggaataattcccagaagagaagttttttttctcttttatatctaatactaattaatttaaaatctattttctaaaaataatataatatcttttcctatttataaaaattaaagtttaaatcaaaattaattatatcaatcagCGTTTTctacgttttctgcacgtggcgcatgtcatgtgtacgcgtcactgacgcgtacgcgtcgatggtcttctttgcgtgtcacgcgtacacgtcaggtacgcgcacgcgttgctcctcgctggtcatctcctttaattcttgtgcttcttccatttgtgcaagattcctctccatcctctaagccattcctgccctatatagccttcttctctttttctgtggaaactccatcaaatccaaccaaatgctaccaaaaataaacagaattgcacaagactcaaagtagcatttatagtggttaaaagataattaattcttgattaaactcaatcaatttaaatgcaaattcactagaaaaagataggaaagatgctcacgcatctcTTACAAAGCAACAATAACTACTGCCATGGTCAAAACTAATAATGCTAGAACTATAAAAATAGACACTACATTGAAACCTCTATTCTTTGAGTCAATCTTTGAAACTATATTTTGATAAACCTCTAACATATCAATTTTACTCCGCAACTCTATTAGTTTCTGTCCCAAATCAGTATCTTTAGTTTCACAAATAGGTGGCATATTAGATAGTGGAGGTGGAAGCTTGAAACATCAGCAGAACAATCGCAGTACAGATGACAGTTTTTATAATGCTGAAGTATGACCTCTTTCTCATAtgagattaatatatatattcatcATTTTATAGCCAACACTTTCTattcaacaaaattaaaaattttctaaaCGAAAACACTTTAGGAGGATtagttaagaaaataaataatgcatATGTTTAAAGTAATAAAAGTAGTATCAGCATTTTGCATTATGGGAAACTCAGCAAATTGTCACGTTTGAATAATCTAATGGCATCACTTTTGTGCTAACTTCATGATAGGATTCTTCTAGGCTATTATTATTACCACCGTCTATCAGAATGACATCAATGCCATCAAATGGAATAGCTGAATTCAGAAACCCATATGCATAGGAGGTCAAACACAAAGGTGTCAACTGGTTCAGCGTCAGATGAGAATTTGAGTGACTGGACTAACAGCCTGGAAGATAATCTTCCGAGAGAAAGATTTCTAGGGCCTCCTGACACTATCACTGAAAACCTCGAGATAGAAATTGTTTTTCCTAATAGAGTTTCTCCTGCCCATTTcacaaacagattattcaacgcaatttttttttattttaactaactacAATGCCAACAAATGTTTATCATATATAGTGGGCATCCAAAAAAACAACATGTTCGAATTTTCATGAGTTCTTAAAATGGAGATTATTGCATACAAATGACATAAGCATTTTGGGTGTTGTTCCTTCGTGATTTCAACGTTTCTCAAGCTCCTCACATCACCGTGTACAAGACCACTACCATTGGAGCAACTGTATCTCCCTCCGCGGCAATTCAAATAAGACGAACTTCCTCTATTTGGCATCATCGAAACTGAACATGGATGTGTCGATTCTTGCAGATGAAGAACTAGGGTTCATGAGACCTTCAatgatgaagaacaagaaaaGAGGAGTATTTTGGATACGACAACATTTTAATTAACAAGTCTAGGAATTGTTTTGTCCTCCTCACACACGTGGACACTTAACGGCCACATGTGTGAGTTAACGTGCCAAGTTAGCAATTGCTGTTGACGAGTCACGCCGAAAAATAGACTGGGGACTGAAATGTCTGATGGAATAAAACGATGaagattgatctgtgtattaattttttttaaggactaaaatatccgcttttaaaatttttggagacCGAATTGAGtaattattctttatttatttatttattttggtgtactacgtttcatttaattttgtatttaagtTTTGTCAATCCACATCCACATAAATCGTTTCAGGCAAGCCCATATTGGACTACAATACTAAGCCCGTTGAGATTCAGGCATTCTCAAAATAAAAAGCCCAAATTAGTAGCAGTAAACAAAAACCAAAAGAGGCGAAGAAGAAGAGCAGCAAGCAATGACAAATTGACAAGGTCCCAAGTACTAACATTTGCAGAGAaacagatgaaaaaaaaaaaaaggcttttCAGTTCCGAGTTTGGAGGAACAGAATACTAATAAATAATGGGCATGGACTGGAGTGACCTACCACCGGAGATTATCGAAATTATCGCCGGAAACTTACCAACCTATGGCGACTACCTCCGATTCAGGGCCGCATGCCGGTGCTGGCACTCGTTTCTCCCACAATCACCTCTCCACCTCCGTCCTCAGCTCCCATGGCTCATGCTCTCACGGCGAGCCTTCTTCCACCTCTCCACATACAAGACTCACCTCCTCAACCTTCCAGAAGCTTCCATCCGAACCCGAAACTGCGGCTCCTCCCACGGCTGGCTCGTCTCTCTCAACGAAGAGTCCCCCAGCGTCAGCCTCCTCAACCCTCTCACGCGCGCCACGCGCTCTCTCCCTCCACTCAACGCTTTCCCCAGCGTCATCGGTTTCAATTACTCCAACGTCGGTCGAGAATACCTCGTTCGGAACCACCATGGCGGCGTTGACTCCTTCAATCTAAGGCAGATGTGCAACTCCTTCGTCAGAAAGATCGTCTTATCCTCGAGCCCTTCAGGGAACAGCGAATTCTCGGCGTTTGCGATTGTCGGTGAACGGAACCTGGCGTTCTGTAGAAGCGGCGATGATTCTTGGATTTTCGTTAGCGAAGAACTTCACTGCTGGGAAGACGCGGTTCATCACGATGGCTCAAACTCGTTCTATGCGGTGAGCAAAGAAGGAACGGTTGCGGTGTGTTGTGTTGATGATGATTGTTTTCCTCCTCGTGTATCGATCATTCAGACCGTGGCGTCGGCGAGATTCTCCGGCGATATTCACTACGCGGTTTTTTCCGGCGAGGACATGATGTTGGTGTCGCGGATTCTGGAACAGGAGTTCGATGATGCAGGCGGTGAGTCCAATTTGGTGTATAGAACCGTGGGGTTTGAAATCTTTGAGATGAATTGGTGTGCGTTTAAATGGCAAAAGGTTGAAAGTTTGGGCGATCGCGCTCTGTTTATTGGAGGGAACTCTTCGCTTTCGTTAGTTGCTGCTTCTGTTGGGTGTTTGGGGGATTGCATATATTTCACTGATGATTATTCGGATTTTAATTATGATGATGCTTGTGGGAAGCATGATTTGGGGATCTTCAGATTATGGGACCAAGGTATTGAGCCTTTGCCATGCTATCCCCGAAATTCATATTCTAGGTTGGGTTGGCCTCTCCCAATTTGGGTTTCACCTAATCCCTCTTAATTATTTTACGATTTGGAAGCTAAACGTGTGTTGTAAGTTCATGATTGATGTTTGTTACCTGGGTTAAGAAGCCACATATATGCCTTGGCCCAGTGAATTGTGATTTATCGTGTATAGTACAGTATATTCATGAATATGAACATTATGGACCTATTTGCTTCTTCAAATGTATGATCTACTTGGCTATTTAATACTGTATTAGATTGCAATATAAGATACTGTTTTGTCCTAGTAGATGATTGAAGGCATTTTGTTGTTAAGCAGTGGGAAGTATTATCAATTGACGAAAGCATAAAGAGATGTTTATTCTTTGATTATTTCCGTGTGGAATTGGGGGAGCACCGCTAATCTTTCTGCCGTGAATATAGAATATATATGCCATCATCCCTCTGGCAGTCTATTTGGTTAAGGTTAACTATAAGACACAAGAAGGTCTCAGTAATCCAAAGAGGGGCATTCCGAGAATCGAACTCGGGACCTCTCGCACCCAAAGCGAGAATCATACCACTAGACCAAATGCCCACGTTAATAAATGGATTCCATTTTTATGAAAATGTGTTTTCTCTAACCTCAGCTGGATCAACCTTGAAACTTCGCTTTCTAGTCCATGTATATAACAAAAGGAGTAACTAGTAAGAAAACtgtaaaccaaaaaaagaaaagaagaactaGTACACAAACTTGAAAAGTTGCACAATATATTACTTAAGGCTACAATagcataaagaaaatgaaaatattgtgttggatttttttctttttgtgttcAAAATTACTTGTCGTAGGGTTTGTTTGACTAAGTTAATCTGGcttgagttatataataagaacaaAATGTTTATAATCTTAAACTTTGTTTGAATCTATTATCATTATCGGATTATATTTgaataatcaaattaaattactaaagttatctattattattgatttattatacatttgaaaattttaatggtcaatataattattttgaattAAGGCTAACTTtacagaaaaataatataaaaagatgTCCAAATATCACTACGAAAGTCCAAAAGgaaagagggagagggagagggagagggagagggagagaatcCAAATAACTTcgaattttttgaattaatacCTCAAACTCGGTACGTGAAATAATTTCTGAACCAATAAACATTATTCGAAATAATGAGGGTGCGTACGAGGCTGTTTTTTTTGATATGATAACGGAATGTGAGTAGCGCAGCGTTATGGAGGTTGTGGGTGTTATACAAGGCTGTGACGGCGGAAAGCTGAAGTTAGGTGGGGgatgaaatcggaccgtccgatttattTCTGAGGAAAAGGGAGTCTAATCGGACTGACCGATTTTGGGTTGGTTTGTATATGATTCATAAAATCGGACGAACCGATTTGTTGCTACTCGAATCCAGGAGACCTCAAATCGGTCCCAGGGATTTGTGGGTCAGCAAAAAACCACAAATCGGTCCCAGGGATTTGTGGGTCAGAAAAAAATTTTGATCCTTAGGAGACTaaatcggacccaccgatttgCTGCAAGGTAAATCAGCTACTGAGAAATCGGTGGCAGCGATTTCTAGTGCGTGAAAATTTGTGAATGAACCGGTCGGTCCGTCCGATTAAGCGACTCATGCGTACATAAACGAAGATTGTACCCAGAaccccaattcttcttcttcttcagtccgTGAGTGTCTGCAACCCGGTGatgttcttcctcttcttttatttttctttatttttgtatattagaTTTTATTGAGAGTGAGACTGTTTAAAGTAGTTTGATATTATGGATGATAgagttatattaaaaatttattgtggTGGACAGATTTTGTTAGAAACATATGAGGGAGTTCAATTTGTATGTCAAAATCCAGTAGATGTTGTTATTCCGTTTACATTGTCATTAGATGAATTgaaagg is a window from the Arachis hypogaea cultivar Tifrunner chromosome 17, arahy.Tifrunner.gnm2.J5K5, whole genome shotgun sequence genome containing:
- the LOC112766033 gene encoding F-box protein SKIP23, which encodes MGMDWSDLPPEIIEIIAGNLPTYGDYLRFRAACRCWHSFLPQSPLHLRPQLPWLMLSRRAFFHLSTYKTHLLNLPEASIRTRNCGSSHGWLVSLNEESPSVSLLNPLTRATRSLPPLNAFPSVIGFNYSNVGREYLVRNHHGGVDSFNLRQMCNSFVRKIVLSSSPSGNSEFSAFAIVGERNLAFCRSGDDSWIFVSEELHCWEDAVHHDGSNSFYAVSKEGTVAVCCVDDDCFPPRVSIIQTVASARFSGDIHYAVFSGEDMMLVSRILEQEFDDAGGESNLVYRTVGFEIFEMNWCAFKWQKVESLGDRALFIGGNSSLSLVAASVGCLGDCIYFTDDYSDFNYDDACGKHDLGIFRLWDQGIEPLPCYPRNSYSRLGWPLPIWVSPNPS